The following is a genomic window from Pan paniscus chromosome 18, NHGRI_mPanPan1-v2.0_pri, whole genome shotgun sequence.
TGCAGCCACCGGCATAGGCGAATCTCAGCCAGAGAGAGTGAACTGGGACACCATTCACGTGATGGGCCAGATGGGCTGGCAGTGGCTCGCTGGAGCCATCCGGGTGGGAACGCTGTGTCTGTTGGTCTGGTGCTGCTTATGTGGCTGGTTCAGGTCTGTCATCCCTCAACCTGCATATTTATCACTGGTGCATTTTCATGTATGTTGTACctcaattaaaacattttagggccgggcgcggtggctcacgcctgtaatcccagcactgtgggaggtggaggcgggaggatcatgaggtcaggagatcaagaccgtcctggccaacatggtgaaaccccatctctactaaaaaaaatacaaaaatttgccgggcgtggcggcacgcgcctgtagtctcagctactcaggaggctgaggtatgagaactacttgaacccggtaggcagaggctaccgtgagccgagatcatgccactgcactccagcctgggtgacagtgagacttcgtctcaaaaaaaaaaaaaattaaagcagatggggtgtgggggctcatccctgtaatctcagcattttgggaggctgaggcggaccgatcacctgaggtcaggagttcaagaccagcctggtcaacatggtgaagccccgtctctacaaaaaatacaaaaaatagccaggtgtggtagtgggtgccgtagtcccagctagttgggaggctgaggcataagtattgcttgaacccagaaggcggaggttgcagtgagccaagaatgcaccactacactccagcctgggcgacagagtgaaactgtgtctcaaaataaataaatacataaaaataatatatatatatatatatatatgtttgtttttgagactgaatctctgtttcccaggctggagtgcagtggtgtgatcccggctcactgcaacctccgcctcctgggttcaagcaattctgcctcagcctcccaagtagctgggattataggcgtgcgccaccacgcctggctaatttttgtatttttagtagagatgcagtttcaccatattacccaagctggtcttgaactcctgacctcatgatccgcctgcctcagcctcccaaagtgctgggattatagaggtgagccactgtgcccggcaataataatttttttttttttcgagacagagttttgctcttgttgcccaggctggagtgcaatggtgcaatctcggctcacggcaacctccgcctctcatgTTCAAGCTATTATCCTgactcagctgggattacaggcacccaccaccacacctggctgattttggtatttttggtagagacggggtttctctatgtcggccaggctggtctcgaactcctgacctcaggtgatccacccgccttgggctcccaaagtgctgggattacagccctgagccaccgtgcccgacaataataaaaatttttaaagcaaaactaaAGATTTATAAATTGTAAAATGCAGATGTAACAAGTGAGTATTTACTGTACcagtaaatatgaaaaatattaacgTGCTCACACACACGGAGGTGGCTTGTGAGTGGTGTGAGCATTTCATGGTCAGAGTTTGGCAGTCGGGCGAGAGACAGGATGGATTTTAACTCGAACATTGCAGACACAAACTGAAAACCCTGATGCGGTGCCTGCACCGTTGCCTCCTTTCCTGCAGCTGTAAATGGGACGAGTAATTCCATCCTCCTCCCGCTTCCACCCTTCAGCACAGACGCAGTCTTCAGCAAGAAAGTGCTGGGAACGCCCTGGAGTGAACCCAGGAAGATGCCTGCAGTGGGTGCCAGGACCCCTCCCCACCGTCCCTGCTGGGCTTCGGGGCCACGCCCGACTGCTGTGAACGGCCTGCAGAGCACCACGTGCGACGGCTGGAGGCGAGAGGTCTGCCTTTGATGTGGCTGTTGGTGCAGGGCCTGTGGTGCCTTCCGCAGCGGAAATGGCGCGCCGCCCGGGGAGGGCGGGAGCAGCGTCCCGGGTGCCCCTGTGAGGATGAGCAACGAGATGACTGGAGGGTCCCCGAAGACCTCACCAGGGTGGCCCCAGCCGGTCCGCTCCCAGGAAGCAACACCCCCACAGCCCCAGGGCCGCAGCTGAGGGGGTCGCCACTCTGGCTGGGCGAGGCTGGGCCCTTGGGGGCAGGCGCCAGAGTGGCCTCAGGCTCTACCAGATGCCTGAAAGCACCAACCCCTCCAGGGCTCACTAGCATTGGACGCTTTCACGCTCTGCCCTGGCCGGAAGCCCCCTCACCCCCCGCGATGTGCAACTCCTGCAGGGCTCACTCAGTTTCCAGAACTTTAATTATTGGAAAGTTCTCCCTGGTCCAGCCCCCAAATCTGCCGTGAACGTTGACAGCTGAGTTGCTGCTCCATGCATGCTTTGGCTGAGAGCAGAGGGGGCCCCTGTCCTCCCTGAGCTGCTGACGTGGGGAGGGGTGAAGGGTGGGGCCTCTGGAGAGGGCAGGTCCCGGGGAAGCTCCGGACTCCTAGAGGGGCGGCCAGGTGGGGGccctggtgaccaggacagactGTGGTGTTTTTTAACGTAAAGGAGATCTGCGGTGTGAGGGACCCCCTGGGTGCTGCACGCCGCCTGGTGGCGTGCCGGGCCATGGTGGGTGCTCACGCCCCTGGCATGTGCCCGTCATGTGGCCGCCCTCAGTGGGAGGGGCTCCGAGGACGACTTTTAAAAACGCAGAGAAAAGCTCCATTCTTCCCAGGACCTCAGCGCAGCCCTGGCCCAGgaaggcaggagacagaggccaAGACGGTCCAGAGGTGTCGAAATGTCCTGGGGACCTGAGCAGCAGCCACCAgggaagaggcagggagggagctgAGGACCAGGCTTGGTTGTGAGAATCcctgagcccagggggttgaTGCCAGGAGGTGTCTGGACTGGCTGGGCCATGCCTGGGCTGACCTGTCCAGCCACGGAGAGGGTGTGAGGGCAGATCTGGGGGTGCCCAGATGGAAGGAGGCAGGCATGGGGGACACCCAAGGCCCCCTGGCAGCACCATGAACTAAGCAGGACACCTGGAGGGGGAGAACTGTGGGGACCTGGAGGCCTCCAACGACCCCTTCCTGCTTCCTGGTCAGGACTATGGCTGTGCAGGGATCCCAGAGAAGACTCCTGGGCTCCCTCAACTCCACCCCCACAGCCATCCCCCAGCTGGGGCTGGCTGCCAACCAGACAGGAGCCGGGTGCCTGGAGGTGTCCATCCCTGACTGGCTCTTCCTCAGCCTGGGGCTGGTGAGCTTGGTGGAGAACATGCTGGTGGTGGCCACCATCGCCAAGAACCGGAACCTGCACTCACCCATGTACTGCTTCATCTGCTGCCTGGCCCTGTCGGACCTGCTGGTGAGTGGGAGCAACGTGCTGGAGATGGCCGTCATCCTCCTGCTGGAGGCCGGTGCACTGGTGGCCCGGGCTGCGGTGCTGCAGCAGGTGGACAATGTCATTGACGTGATCACCTGCAGCTCCATGCTgtccagcctctgcttcctgggcgcCATCGCCGTGGACCGCTACATCTCCATCTTCTACGCACTGCGCTACCACAGCATCGTGACCCTGCCGCGGGCGCGGCGAGCCATCGCGGCCATCTGGGTGGCCAGTGTCCTCTTCAGCACGCTCTTCATCGCCTACTGCGACCACACGGCCGTCCTGCTGTGCCTCGTGGTCTTCTTCCTGGCTGTGCTGGTGCTCATGGCCGTGCTGTACGTCCACATGCTGGCCCGGGCCTGCCAGCACGCCCAGGGCATCGCCCGCCTCCACAAGAGGCAGCGCCCGGTCCACCAGGGCTTTGGCCTTAAAGGCGCTGTCACCCTCACCATCCTGCTGGGCATTTTCTTCCTCTGCTGGGGCCCCTTCTTCCTGCATCTCACACTCATCGTCCTCTGCCCCGAGCACCCCACGTGCGGCTGCATCTTCAAGAACTTCAACCTCTTTCTCGCCCTCATCATCTGCAATGCCATCATCGACCCCCTCATCTACGCCTTCCACAGCCAGGAGCTCCGCAGGACGCTCAAGGAGGTGCTGACGTGCTCCTGGTGAGCGCGGTGCAGGCGGCTTTAAGTGTGCTGGGCAGAGGGAGGTGGTGATattgtgtggcctggttcctgtGTGTCCCCGTTTGTAAAAGAGGATGGACTAAATGATCTCTGAAGGTGTTGAAGCGCGGACCCTTCTGGGTCCAGGGAGGGGTCCCTGCAAAACTCCAGGCAGGACTTCTCACCAGCAGTCGTGGGGAACGGAGGAGGACATGGGGAGGTTGTGGGGCCTCAGGCTCCGGGCACCAGGGGCCGGCCTCAGGCTCCTAAAGAGACATTTTCCGCCCACTCCTGGGACACTCCATCTGCTCCAATGACTGAGCAgcatccaccccacccccatctttGCTGCCAGCTCTCAGGACCGTGCCCTCGTCAGCTGGGATGTGAAGTCTCTGGGTGGAAGTGTGTGCCAAGAGCTACTCCCACAGCAGCCCCAGAAGGGGCTTTGTGACCAGAAAGCTTCTTCCACAGCCCTGCAGCGGCTCTTGCAAAAGGAGGTGAAATCCCTGCCTCAGGCCAAGGGACCAGGTTTGCAGGAGCCCCCCTAGTGGTGTGGGGCTGAGCCCTCCTGAGGGCCGGTTCTAAGGCTCAGACTGGGCACTGGGGCCTCAGCCTGCTTTCCTGCAGCAGTCGCCCAAGCAGACAGCCCTGGCAAATGCCTGACTCAGTGACCAGTGCCTGTAAGCATGGGGCCAGGAAAGTCTGGTAATAA
Proteins encoded in this region:
- the MC1R gene encoding melanocyte-stimulating hormone receptor isoform X2, which produces MAVQGSQRRLLGSLNSTPTAIPQLGLAANQTGAGCLEVSIPDWLFLSLGLVSLVENMLVVATIAKNRNLHSPMYCFICCLALSDLLVSGSNVLEMAVILLLEAGALVARAAVLQQVDNVIDVITCSSMLSSLCFLGAIAVDRYISIFYALRYHSIVTLPRARRAIAAIWVASVLFSTLFIAYCDHTAVLLCLVVFFLAVLVLMAVLYVHMLARACQHAQGIARLHKRQRPVHQGFGLKGAVTLTILLGIFFLCWGPFFLHLTLIVLCPEHPTCGCIFKNFNLFLALIICNAIIDPLIYAFHSQELRRTLKEVLTCSW